One Streptomyces sp. CG4 genomic window, TCCCGCCGCCGAGCGCCTTGCCGAGCAGCAGCACGTCCGGCACGACGCCCTCGTGCTCGACGGCGAGGGTACGGCCGGTACGGCCGAGGCCCGACTGGATCTCGTCGGCGATGAACAGACAGCCCTTGCGGCGGGTCAGCTCCCGCACCCCGGCGAGATAGCCGTCCTCCGGGATGATCACGCCGGCCTCGCCCTGGATGGGCTCGATCAGCACGGCCGCCGTGGTCTCGTCGACGGCCTCCTCCAGCGCGGCCAGGTCGTCGTACGGCACGATCTTGAAGCCGGGCGTGAAGGGGCCGAAGCCGGACCGGGCCGTCTCGTCCGTGGAGAAGCTGACGATCGTCGTCGTACGGCCGTGGAAGTTCTCCGCCGCGACCACGATCGTCGCCCGGTCGGCGGGAACGCCCTTCACGTCGTACGCCCACTTGCGGGCCACCTTGATGCCGCTCTCCACCGCCTCGGCGCCGGTGTTCATCGGCAGCACCATGTCCAGGCCGGTCAGCGCCGCGAGCCGCTCGGCGAACTCGGCGAGCCGGTCGTTGTGGAAGGCGCGGGAGGTCAGGGTGAGCCGGTCGAGCTGGCGGTGCGCGGCCTCGATCAGTGCCGGGTGCCGGTGGCCGAAGTTCAGCGCCGAGTAGCCGGCGAGCATGTCGAGGTAGCGGCGGCCCTCGACGTCCTCCACCCAGGTGCCCTCGGCACGGGCGACGACCACGGGCAGCGGGTGGTAGTTGTGCGCGAGGACCGGCTCCTCCGCCTTGATCAGGTCGTCGGACGTACGCGTGCGCGCGGGTGCGGTCATCAGCGGATCTCCTGGGTGCAGCACTTGATGCCACCGCCGGCTTTGTGGAACTCGGACAGGTCGACGGGGACGGGGACGTAACCGTGGCCGGAGAGGTTCTCGGCCAGCGCCTCGGCCTGCGGCGCGATGAAGACGTTGCGGCCGTCGGACACGGAGTTCAGGCCGAACGCCAGCGCGTCCTCGCGGGTGGCGAGCACCGCGTCCGGGTACAGCCGGCGCAGCACCTCCCGGCTGCCCGCCGAGAACGCCTCCGGGTAGTAGCAGATGTTGTCCTCGTCGAGGACGAACAGCGCCGTGTCCAGGTGATAAAAGTACGGATCGACCAGGGTCAGGCCGATCACCGGGTGGCCGAGGAACTCCTGGGCCTCCCGGTGCGCCTCGCGGGTGGTGCGGAACCCGGTGCCGGCCAGCACGTACCGGCCCGTCCACACCAGGTCGCCCTCGCCCTCGGTCACCGACTCGGGGCGGTACACGTCGTAGCCGGCCGCCTTGAACCAGGTGTCGTAGTGCACCGACTCGGGGCGCCGCTGCGGCGCGTGGAACAGCGAGCCGAAGACCCGGCCGCCGACCATGAACGCGGCGTTCGCGGCGAACACCATGTCCGGCAGGCCGGCCACCGGCTCGACCGACTGGACGGCGTGACCGTGGGCGCGGTAGGCGCGGATCAGCGTCTGCCACTGCTCCTGGGCCAGGTCCACGTCGACGGGCTTGTCGGGATGCATCCAAGGGTTGATCGCGTACTGAACGGCGAAATGTCTGGGTTCGCAGACGAGAAAGCGCCGAGGGCGCGGTACACGACTTTCGGACACAGAGGGTTTCCTCCGCTTTCCTGTGTGTCACTGGGGGGTGCCACAACGGTAGAAACGGAGATCGGCGACCGACAAGCGAGAAAAGCTGCACGCATACGCAGCATCACTGCGTTTTCATCGGGCTCCACGCACGGATGCTGCGCATACTCCGCGTCACTCCGGTGCCGGATGGGTGGCGCCCGCCTCCGGGCTTTCCGGGAGCAGATGGGACAGGACCATCACGCTGATCGTCTTGCGGATGAACGGCTCGGTGCGGATCCGCTCCAGCACCTCCTCGAAGTGGTCCACGTCCCGCGCCCGCACATGCAGCAGCGCGTCCGCGCCGCCCGTCACCGTCATGGCCGCCGTGATCTCCGGATGGTTCCGGACGACCTCCGCGAGCCGCCGGGGCGGAGCCGCGCCCTCGCAGTACACCTCGACGTACGCCTCGGTGCGCCAGCCCAGCGCCGACGGCTGCACCGTGGCCGTGAACCCGGTGATCACCCCGGTCTCGCGCAGCCGGTCCACGCGCCGTTTGACCGCGGTGGACGACAGCCCGATCGCCGCGCCGATCTCGGCGAAGCTGGTCCTGGCGTTCGCCATCAGCGCGGTGACGATC contains:
- the rocD gene encoding ornithine--oxo-acid transaminase, whose translation is MTAPARTRTSDDLIKAEEPVLAHNYHPLPVVVARAEGTWVEDVEGRRYLDMLAGYSALNFGHRHPALIEAAHRQLDRLTLTSRAFHNDRLAEFAERLAALTGLDMVLPMNTGAEAVESGIKVARKWAYDVKGVPADRATIVVAAENFHGRTTTIVSFSTDETARSGFGPFTPGFKIVPYDDLAALEEAVDETTAAVLIEPIQGEAGVIIPEDGYLAGVRELTRRKGCLFIADEIQSGLGRTGRTLAVEHEGVVPDVLLLGKALGGGIVPVSAVAARREVLGVLHPGEHGSTFGGNPLAAAVGTAVVELLETGEFQRRAAELGVVLRDGLTALAGRGVVGFRARGLWAGVDVDPAIGTGREISERLMREGVLVKDTHGSTIRLAPPLTITAQELRSALAALEKALGS
- the ddaH gene encoding dimethylargininase, which translates into the protein MSESRVPRPRRFLVCEPRHFAVQYAINPWMHPDKPVDVDLAQEQWQTLIRAYRAHGHAVQSVEPVAGLPDMVFAANAAFMVGGRVFGSLFHAPQRRPESVHYDTWFKAAGYDVYRPESVTEGEGDLVWTGRYVLAGTGFRTTREAHREAQEFLGHPVIGLTLVDPYFYHLDTALFVLDEDNICYYPEAFSAGSREVLRRLYPDAVLATREDALAFGLNSVSDGRNVFIAPQAEALAENLSGHGYVPVPVDLSEFHKAGGGIKCCTQEIR
- a CDS encoding Lrp/AsnC family transcriptional regulator, which gives rise to MNSRTASFDDLDRKIVTALMANARTSFAEIGAAIGLSSTAVKRRVDRLRETGVITGFTATVQPSALGWRTEAYVEVYCEGAAPPRRLAEVVRNHPEITAAMTVTGGADALLHVRARDVDHFEEVLERIRTEPFIRKTISVMVLSHLLPESPEAGATHPAPE